A genomic stretch from Bos javanicus breed banteng chromosome 29, ARS-OSU_banteng_1.0, whole genome shotgun sequence includes:
- the CHRM1 gene encoding muscarinic acetylcholine receptor M1 yields MNTSAPPAVSPNITVLAPGKGPWQVAFIGITTGLLSLATVTGNLLVLISFKVNTELKTVNNYFLLSLACADLIIGTFSMNLYTTYLLMGHWALGTLACDLWLALDYVASNASVMNLLLISFDRYFSVTRPLSYRAKRTPRRAALMIGLAWLVSFVLWAPAILFWQYLVGERTVLAGQCYIQFLSQPIITFGTAMAAFYLPVTVMCALYWRIYRETENRARELAALQGSETPGKGGGSSSSSERSQPGAEGSPETPPGRCCRCCRTPRLLQAYSWKEEEEEDEGSMESLTSSEGEEPGSEVVIKMPMVDPEAQAPAKQPPRSSPNTVKRPTRKGRERAGKGQKPRGKEQLAKRKTFSLVKEKKAARTLSAILLAFILTWTPYNIMVLVSTFCKDCVPETLWELGYWLCYVNSTINPMCYALCNKAFRDTFRLLLLCRWDKRRWRKIPKRPGSVHRTPSRQC; encoded by the coding sequence ATGAATACCTCAGCGCCACCTGCCGTCAGCCCCAACATCACCGTCCTGGCACCGGGAAAGGGTCCCTGGCAAGTGGCCTTCATCGGGATCACCACGGGCCTCCTGTCACTGGCCACGGTGACAGGCAACCTGCTGGTGCTCATCTCTTTCAAGGTCAACACGGAGCTCAAGACGGTCAACAACTACTTCCTGCTGAGCCTGGCCTGTGCCGACCTCATCATCGGTACCTTCTCCATGAACCTTTACACCACGTATCTGCTCATGGGCCACTGGGCTCTGGGCACGCTGGCCTGCGACCTCTGGCTGGCCCTGGACTATGTGGCCAGCAACGCCTCGGTCATGAACCTGCTGCTCATCAGCTTTGACCGCTACTTCTCGGTGACCCGGCCCCTGAGCTACCGCGCCAAGCGCACACCCCGCCGGGCAGCCCTGATGATCGGCCTGGCCTGGCTGGTTTCGTTCGTGCTCTGGGCCCCGGCCATCCTCTTCTGGCAGTACCTGGTAGGGGAGCGGACGGTGCTGGCCGGGCAGTGCTACATCCAGTTCCTCTCCCAGCCCATCATCACCTTTGGCACGGCCATGGCCGCCTTCTACCTCCCCGTCACGGTCATGTGCGCCCTCTACTGGCGCATCTACCGGGAGACAGAGAACCGGGCCCGGGAGCTGGCGGCCCTGCAGGGCTCGGAGACGCCGGGGAAGgggggcggcagcagcagcagctcagagcGGTCCCAGCCGGGGGCCGAAGGCTCCCCAGAGACCCCTCCAGggcgctgctgccgctgctgccggACCCCCCGGCTGCTCCAGGCCTACAgctggaaggaggaagaggaggaggacgaAGGCTCCATGGAGTCCCTCACCTCCTCGGAGGGTGAGGAGCCTGGCTCCGAGGTGGTGATCAAGATGCCCATGGTGGACCCCGAGGCGCAGGCCCCCGCCAAGCAGCCGCCCCGGAGCTCCCCGAATACGGTCAAGAGGCCGACCCGGAAGGGGCGCGAGCGGGCGGGCAAGGGCCAGAAGCCCCGTGGGAAGGAGCAACTGGCCAAGCGGAAGACCTTCTCGCTGGTCAAGGAGAAGAAGGCGGCTCGGACCCTGAGCGCTATCCTGCTGGCCTTCATCCTCACCTGGACGCCGTACAACATCATGGTGCTGGTGTCCACCTTCTGCAAGGACTGTGTCCCCGAGACCCTGTGGGAGCTGGGCTACTGGCTGTGCTATGTCAACAGCACCATCAACCCCATGTGCTACGCGCTCTGCAACAAGGCCTTCCGGGACACCTTCCGCCTGCTGCTGCTCTGCCGCTGGGACAAGCGTCGCTGGCGCAAGATCCCCAAGCGCCCCGGCTCTGTGCACCGCACCCCCTCCCGCCAGTGCTGA